One part of the Gadus macrocephalus chromosome 8, ASM3116895v1 genome encodes these proteins:
- the agap3 gene encoding arf-GAP with GTPase, ANK repeat and PH domain-containing protein 3 isoform X1, with amino-acid sequence MNFQSGVPVSVSGLSQQSQPAMPTPGTVPSPVPVQVPQSIPSQFGSGSSASSGAGQFGSGGTVSGQTSQPGQGGSQFVLSNSAAIRAEIHRFESVHPNIYAIYDLIERIDDLALQNQIREHVISIEGKHIKHTTAEHTTVRGGTACSSFTASDSNRGC; translated from the exons ATGAATTTCCAGTCGGGCGTCCCAGTGTCCGTGTCCGGACTCTCGCAGCAGTCCCAGCCGGCCATGCCCACTCCGGGCACCGTACCATCGCCAGTCCCGGTCCAGGTTCCCCAGTCCATTCCTTCCCAGTTCGGATCTGGATCCTCCGCCAGCTCCGGGGCTGGTCAGTTCGGTTCAGGAGGTACAGTATCCGGCCAGACTTCCCAGCCCGGCCAGGGTGGCTCTCAGTTTGTTTTGTCCAACTCGGCGGCCATCAGAGCAGAGATCCATCGATTTGAATCCGTGCACCCGAACATTTATGCGATCTACGACCTGATCGAACGAATCGATGACCTAGCCCTCCAGAACCAGATCCGGGAACACGTCATCTCCATTGAAG GTAAGcatataaaacacacaacagCAGAGCACACAACAGTCAGGGGCGGCACAGCGTGCAGTTCTTTCACCGCATCCGACAGCAACCGGGGCTGTTGA
- the agap3 gene encoding arf-GAP with GTPase, ANK repeat and PH domain-containing protein 3 isoform X2, protein MNFQSGVPVSVSGLSQQSQPAMPTPGTVPSPVPVQVPQSIPSQFGSGSSASSGAGQFGSGGTVSGQTSQPGQGGSQFVLSNSAAIRAEIHRFESVHPNIYAIYDLIERIDDLALQNQIREHVISIEGTHGKPSVLMLRGGRSKALQLGAG, encoded by the exons ATGAATTTCCAGTCGGGCGTCCCAGTGTCCGTGTCCGGACTCTCGCAGCAGTCCCAGCCGGCCATGCCCACTCCGGGCACCGTACCATCGCCAGTCCCGGTCCAGGTTCCCCAGTCCATTCCTTCCCAGTTCGGATCTGGATCCTCCGCCAGCTCCGGGGCTGGTCAGTTCGGTTCAGGAGGTACAGTATCCGGCCAGACTTCCCAGCCCGGCCAGGGTGGCTCTCAGTTTGTTTTGTCCAACTCGGCGGCCATCAGAGCAGAGATCCATCGATTTGAATCCGTGCACCCGAACATTTATGCGATCTACGACCTGATCGAACGAATCGATGACCTAGCCCTCCAGAACCAGATCCGGGAACACGTCATCTCCATTGAAG GCACTCATGGAAAACCATCCGTTTTGATGCTGCGTGGAGGACGCAGCAAGGCACTCCAGCTGGGGGCAGGATGA